Sequence from the Herbaspirillum sp. meg3 genome:
CGCTCGGTCTCGGCGTGGCGGTGAGCGAATTGCCTTGGGGTGTGCTGACCGACCGCTGGGGCGACCGCAACGTGTTGCTATGCGGTCTGATTACCACTGCGCTGGCATTGGCGGCGATGGCTTTGTTTGTTGTGCCCGGCATTGATGGCATACCAACGATGTGGCAACTGGCGCTGGGTTTGCTGACGGTCGGCCTGCTTGGCGGCAGCGTCAACGGCTCCAGCGGCCGTGCAGTGATGGGCTGGTTTCGTGAAGGCGAGCGCGGCCTGGCAATGAGCATCCGCCAGACCGCGGTACCGGTCGGCGGCGGTGTCGGTGCAGTGGTGTTGCCGGCACTGGCGTCGGCGCATGGCTTTGCGGCAGTGTATGGATTGCTGGCGCTGTTCTGTTTGCTCAGCGCCGCCATGGCGTGGTTGTGGCTGCATGAGCCGCCTGCGGTTGCAGCCGACATGAATGCTCCGGCACAGACGCGCAGTGCCTTGCGTGACATCAAGGTCTGGCGCGTGGCGATGGCGATCGGGATTTTGTGTTTTCCGCAGGTGTCGGTGCTGACCTTTGCAACGATCTTCTTGCACGACGTCGGTCATGCCGGCTTGACCCTGATCAGCGCGACCATGGCGGCAATTCAGATCGGCGCGGCAGTGATGCGGGTCTGGAGCGGGCGCTGGACTGACCGTCACGGCAACCGCCGCAGTTATCTGCGCACCTGCAGCGCATTGAGCGTAGTGCTGTTCGTCGGATTGGGCGTGCTGGCGGCATTGGCGCCGGCAAGCTGGCCGCAATGGGTATTGGGGCTCATCGTACTGATGCTGATCGCCGGTGGCATCTGCGCTTCGGCCTGGCATGGTGTGGCTTATACCGAACTGGCGACGCTGGCCGGTGCGCATCAGGTCGGCACGGCGCTGGGGCTGGGCAACACCTGCGTGTTCCTGGTGTTCTTCCTGGCGGCGCAGGCGGTACCGCTCTTGCTGGCTTGGCAATCATGGCCGGCGGTGTGGCTGGCGGGCGCGGTCGGCGCGCTGATTGCGTGGCCGATTTTTCTCAGGCAGGCGCGTTGATGCCGGGTTGATGTCGAGTTGATGTCGGGTTGATGTAATAATCATCCGCTTCAACCACTTCTTTTCTCCGTCATGGATCGTCTGAGCGACATGCGTCTGTTTCTGAGCGCGGCTTCCGCCGGCAGCTTTTCCGCCGCCGGGCGCAAGGTCGGCTTGTCGCCGGCGGCTTCAAGCGCGGCCATGCAAAGGCTGGAGCAGTCGCTCGGCGTCAAGCTGTTCGAGCGCACCACGCGCCAGTTGCGGCTGACGGAAGAAGGGCGGCTCTATCAGTACTACTGCCAGCAAGCCATCGACGCCATCACCGAAGCCGAACATCAACTGCAAGCCGGCAAGCAACTTGTGCAAGGCACGGTGCGCATCTCGGCGCCGTCGGATCTGGGGCGCAATCTGCTGCAGGACTATCTGCTGGAATTCTCACAGCGCTATCCGGACGTGCGTTTCGTCCTGGCGCTGACCGACTCGCACGCCAATCTGGTGCTTGACGATGTCGACGTCGCCATTCGTTACGGCAAGCTCGCCGACAGCAGCATGGTGGCGCGCACATTGGTGCCCAATCGCCGCGTGATTTGCGTGGCGCCGGCTTGTGACGATCATTTCGGTCCACTGAAGGAATTGTCGCAACTTGCGCAGCGGCCCGCACTGGTGCTGACGACCTCGGCCGGTCCGATGAACGTGTGGCAGTTCCAGAGCGGCAAGCGCGTCGAATCCATCCAGCTTGAACACTATCACGAAACCAACGACGGCGAGATCCTGCGCAAGTGGGCCGTGCAGGGACGTGGTTATGCGTATAAGTCCGCGCTTGATATCGTCGATGACGTTCGTGCGGCACGCCTGCGCATCGTGCTGCCCGACAAGCTGTCGGCGCCGGTGCCGCTGCATGCGCTGTATCACCGCAACAAGCACCAGCCACCGCGCGTCAAGCTGCTGCTGGACTTCCTGCAAGAGCGTTTCGCTGCCCAGTCCGCCGCACTGGAGGAGCTGGGCATCGCTTTTTAGGTGACCGGTGAATAGTCACTATAGCCGCGCTGATCGCCACCAAACAAGGTCGCACCGTCGAGGTCGGCCAGCGCCAGATTTTCCTGCAGGCGTTTCGGCAAATCCGGATTGGCGACGAAAGGCCTGCCGAAGGCCACCAGGTCAGCCAGTCCATCAGCCAATATCTTGCCTGCGCGATCCTTGTCATAACGTCCGGCCACCACGATGCGTCCCGAGTAAGCGGCGCGCAACTTGTGGCGGAAGTCTTCGGGAATCGTCGGCGCGTCGTCCCAGTCGGCTTCGGATAAATGGATATAGGCGACCTTGAGTTTTTCCAGTTCGCCGGCGGCGTAGAGGATGGTGTCGACGATTTCCGGATCGGCCATGTCCTTGATGGTGATGTAAGGAGCCAGTCTTACCCCGACGTGTTCTGCGCCGATTTCCTTGACCACTGCCGTCACCACTTCGCGCAAAAAGCGTACGCGGTTGTCGACGCTGCCGCCGTACTGATCGGTGCGATGGTTGGAGACCGTGCGTAGAAACTGATCGATCAGGTAGCCGTTGCCGCCATGGAATTCAATGCCGTCAAAGCCGGCTTTCATCGCATTGGCCGCCGCCTGGCGAAAGTCTTCGACGATGTTGGCGATTTCTGCCACCGTCAGTTCACGTGGCATCGAGGTATCGATCATGCGGCCGACGCCGTCGTCACCCACAATCCACACTTGCGTACCGCGCGGCTGGATGGCTGACGGCGCAACCGGCGCAGCACCGTCATGGAATACCGTATGCGACACACGGCCGACGTGCCACAACTGCACGAAGATGCGTCCGCCCTTGGCATGCACGGCATCGGTGACCAGCTTCCAGCCGGCGATCTGTTCCTGGGTGTGGATACCCGGCGTGAACGAATAGCCCTGGCCTTGTGGGGAAATCTGTGTCGCTTCGCTCACGATCAGACCGGCCGTTGCGCGCTGGGCATAGTATTCGGCCATCATCTGGTTGGGGATATTGCCTGGCTGCGTGGTACGGGCGCGTGTCATCGGCGCCATCACGATACGGTTGGGCAACTGAGACTCACCCAGTTGCAATGTTGAAAACAGGGTTGAGTCTTTCAATGGTGTGGTGTTAGTCATTACAGTAATCCTCCGCCTTCGATATCCAGTACGGCGCCGCTGACGAAGCCGTTTTCCATGGCAAGCATGTATGCCTGCGCGACATCCTGCGGTGTGCCGACACGGCCCACCGGTAAACTCTGGCCGATACGGGCCATTGCCGCTACGCGCGATTCTGCGCCGGCTTCGCCCCACAACTCTGTGTCAATGACGCCGGGGCTGACGACGTTCACGCGGCGCGGCGCCAGTTCCTTCGCGAGGGTTTTTGCGGTCGCTTCCACCGCAGCGTTCAGCGTGCTCTTGAGCAAACCACCGGGGCCGAACTTGCGAGACAGCAGGCCGGAAGTCAGCGTCACGGACGCCTTGGGCGCCAGGTAAGGCTGTGCCGCCTGGATCGCAAACAGCGAACCGAACAGCTTGACGTTGAAGGCCAGTTCCAGTTCGTCGCGCTTGAGATCGGTCAGCTTGGGCGACCCGACGCGAGCGCCGGCAGTCAGCACCAGATGATCGATCCTGCCGATGGCGGCAAAGGCTTGGTTGAGGGCGGCGTTGTCGGTGACGTCGGCAGCGATGGCTACAATACCGCGCAGACTATCGTCGGCTTTCGCCGAGCGCCCGATAATGGTAACGGTGGCGCCGCGTTGTGCCGCCTCCTTGGCGACTTCGCGGCCGATGCCGGAAGTGCCGCCGATGACGACGACTTGCTGGTTTTTCAGTGAGGTGTCGGACATGATGATCTTTCAGTAGATGAGTGGTGTGTTTCTGTTCTTATTGCTGAATGACACCGAGCTGCTGCATCAATGTCAGGTTGTCTTCCAGATGCCAGTTCTCGGCGATCTTGCCATCCTGGATGCGATACAGATCGTGGGCTTGAAAATCGATGGCTTGCCCTTTACCCTGCAGCGCGCCGAACACCCCGGTGAAGTGGCCTCGAAAGCGCAGATGCACTGCGACGCGATCACCGGCTACCGTCATGTCCTGCACTTCTGCACTCAGATCAGGCACAGCCTTGCGGAAACCGGCTGACGCCTGCAAGGGACCATCGACGCCTTGCGGACGCCCTACAGGCAGCGTGCGATCGATGAACGACGGGCTCAGCGCCTGCTGCGCCAGCTGTGCATCGCCGGTGTTCCAGAATGCTGCGTAACGGCGTGCTGCCAGTACGCGTGCATCGGTAGCGATCTCCGCTGCCGGCAGATCGATGGCGAGATGCTGCGGCATCGGCAGCTTGTTCTCGGCAGCCTGGGCAAGAGGGGCATTCATCAGCGTTACAGCCAGGCCGGTCAGCGCCAGGGCGTATGTCCATTTCTTGTTCTTCATGGTGTTTCTCCGGGTATCAAGTAAGTGAATGCATTGTCGGCCGCAGCGACTTTCTTGAGAATGTGTCCGGTGCTTGAATCATCTTCTTGATATTTTTGAAGATGGGTCAATTGCCTGCCCGAATAACCCTGTTTTTTTGATCTTTAGACGACTGGTCTAATTTTTGGGTAAAATAGCCAAATCATGAGAGATACCTACGCCGAAACCAAACTCGCCATCCTGCTCGCAGGACGGGGCCTTATCGCCAAGAAAGGCTTTACCGGCGTGGGTTTGAGCGAGCTGCTGGCGGCAGCCGACATTCCGAAAGGCTCCTTCTACCATTACTTCGGTTCCAAGGAAGGCTATGGCAAGGAGCTGATCGAGCAATACGTCAACGAATACCTGCAAGTGCTCGACAAGATTTTTGCTCCCGGCGAAATGAGCGCCCGTGACCGGCTGCTGACCTACTGGGGGCACTGGATCGAGACGCAATGCTGCGAGATGACCGAGCATAAATGCCTCGTGGTCAAACTCAGCGCAGAAGTGGCGGATCTTTCTGATGACATGCGCGTCGCCCTGTATGAAGGCACACAAGCTTTCATGGTGCGCATCGCCGGCGTGATTCAGGAGGGCATCGATGAAGGTTCCCTGCATACCGCGCTGGAACCTGCCAAGACGGCGCAGATGCTGTATCAGCTGTGGCTGGGCGCGAGTTTGATCAGCAAGCTGAGCAAAGGTCGCGACGCACTCGAAGGCGCGATGGATGTCACCCGGCGCGTACTGGTTGCACCATAAAGTCGATCGCATCGCCCATTGAAATTTGAAAGCAAACACTGCTGACATCGTGGTCGGCAGGGACTCACTTTTTCCAAAGGAAAGTATCATGCCGCAATCCCCAAGCATCAATCGTCGCATCGTCCTGGCGTCGCGTCCTGCCGCCGCCCCGGCACCCGAGAATTTCCGCATCGAAGAAGTCGCCGTGCCGACGCCGGCGGCGGGGCAGTTCCTGTTGCGTGCGGACTATCTCTCGCTTGATCCCTACATGCGCGGCCGCATGAGCGACGCGCCGTCGTATGCACCCTGTGTCGAAATCGGCGGCGTCATGACCGGCGGCACCGTGTCGCGCGTGGTGGCGTCGCAGCATCCGGATTATCAGGAAGGCGATCTGGTGATGGCCTATACCGGCTGGCAAGACTACGCTTTGTCCGACGGCACCGGTGCCACCAAGCTGGACAAGAACATGCCGCGTCCATCGTATGCGCTCGGCCTGTTCGGCATGCCGGGTTTCACCGCTTACGCGGGCTTGCTCGACATCGGTCAGCCTAAAGAAGGTGAGACCGTCGTCGTTGCGGCAGCAACCGGTGCGGTCGGTTCCGTGGTCGGGCAGATCGCCAAGCTCAAGGGTTGCCGCGTGATCGGCATTGCCGGCGGCGCCGAGAAATGCCGCTACGCCGTGGAAGAACTTGGCTTCGACGCCTGCATTGATCACCGCAGCGACGACATGCCGCAACAACTCAAGGACGCCTGCCCGCAAGGCATCGACGTCTATTTCGAAAACGTTGGCGGCAAAGTGTTCGAAGCCGTGCTGCCTTTGCTCAATGTGCATGCACGCGTACCGCTGTGCGGCCTGATCGCGCAATACAGCGGCGTCGCACCGAATGCGGCCTTGCTCGCCACGCTGCCGCGCAATTTGCTGACCAAGCGCATCCGCATGCAGGGCTTCATCATTTTCGATTACTACCAGCGCGCCGGTTATTTCGCCGAGTTCTTCAAGGACATGAGTGCCTGGGTTGCCGCCGGCAAGATCAAGTATCGCGAAGACGTGGTGCAAGGTCTGGAGAATGCACCGCAAGCCTTCATGGGCATGCTGGAAGGCAAGAACTTCGGCAAGCTCGTGGTTCAGATCGCATAATTTTTTGTAGCGTTTTTTGTAGCGCATTTCAGTCGCCCGGCTCGGGCGTCAGCAAGGACACAGCATGATTCCGTTTTCCGTACTCGACCTATCGCCGATTAATCAAGGCAGCACCGCCGCGCAAGCTTTTCAAAACAGCAAGGAGCTGGCGCAGAAGGCGGAAGCCCTCGGCTACAACCGCTACTGGCTGGCAGAGCATCACAACATGACCGGCATCGCCAGCGCGGCGACCTCGGTGGTGATCTCGCATATCGCGGCCAACACCAAGACCATCCGCGTCGGCGCCGGCGGCATCATGCTGCCCAACCATTCGCCGCTGGTGATTGCCGAACAATTCGGCACCCTGGAGTCGCTCTATCCGGGTCGTATCGATCTTGGACTGGGCCGCGCGCCGGGTTCCGATCAACGTACCGCGCGCGCCTTGCGCCGCCATCTTGGCGACAGTGCCGACACCTTCCCGCAAGACGTGGTGGAGTTGCAGGAATATTTCAAGGAATCTTCGCCGTATCAGTCCGTGCGCGCCGTGCCCGGCTATGGCCTGAACGTGCCGCTGTGGCTGCTCGGCTCCAGCATGTTCAGCGCTCAGCTGGCGGCGGAACTGGGTTTGCCGTTTGCGTTCGCTTCGCACTTTGCGCCGGGTTTCATGAAGTCGGCCATCGAGATTTACCGCAGCCGCTTCAAGCCGTCCGAGGCACTGGCGCGTCCGCACGTCATGCTCGGCCTGAACGTTTTCGCCGCCGATACGGATCGCGAAGGCGAGCGCTTGTTCACCTCGCTGCAACAGCAGTTTGTGAATCTCGTGCGCGGTGTGCCGGGCCAGTTGAATCCACCGCGCGAGACCATGGAAGACTACTGGCGTCCGGAAGAAAAATCCCACGTCGAACGTTCGCTGTCCTGCGCCATCGTCGGCTCGCCCGACACCGTACGTGAAGGTTTGCAAAACTTCATCGACGACACCGGCGCCGATGAGCTGATGATCACCGCGCAGATCTACGATCACGCGGCGCGTTTGCGGTCGTTTGAAATTGTAGCGGAAGCGCGCGAGGCCTTGACGCCTAAGGTGCCGACACTGGAGTTTTGAAGTAGCAGGGAAGCAGGAGACAAAAATAAAGGCCGGTCCATGAAAATGGCCCGGCCTTTTCATTTAACACCGTGCGTTCACTCCATACCGAGCATGCGCGCCAGGCTGTTGGCCGACTTCTCGCTGACCAGATGGATGCGTTGTTCCAGCACCAGCAAGTGTTCTTCCATGGCGGCGATGGCGCC
This genomic interval carries:
- a CDS encoding MFS transporter, yielding MNTAAQATTEGLAGRRDSHRWKILGIGVLANASFSAAFAGIPVTAIFMRADYRLDNTQLGLVLGSLGLGVAVSELPWGVLTDRWGDRNVLLCGLITTALALAAMALFVVPGIDGIPTMWQLALGLLTVGLLGGSVNGSSGRAVMGWFREGERGLAMSIRQTAVPVGGGVGAVVLPALASAHGFAAVYGLLALFCLLSAAMAWLWLHEPPAVAADMNAPAQTRSALRDIKVWRVAMAIGILCFPQVSVLTFATIFLHDVGHAGLTLISATMAAIQIGAAVMRVWSGRWTDRHGNRRSYLRTCSALSVVLFVGLGVLAALAPASWPQWVLGLIVLMLIAGGICASAWHGVAYTELATLAGAHQVGTALGLGNTCVFLVFFLAAQAVPLLLAWQSWPAVWLAGAVGALIAWPIFLRQAR
- a CDS encoding LysR family transcriptional regulator — its product is MRLFLSAASAGSFSAAGRKVGLSPAASSAAMQRLEQSLGVKLFERTTRQLRLTEEGRLYQYYCQQAIDAITEAEHQLQAGKQLVQGTVRISAPSDLGRNLLQDYLLEFSQRYPDVRFVLALTDSHANLVLDDVDVAIRYGKLADSSMVARTLVPNRRVICVAPACDDHFGPLKELSQLAQRPALVLTTSAGPMNVWQFQSGKRVESIQLEHYHETNDGEILRKWAVQGRGYAYKSALDIVDDVRAARLRIVLPDKLSAPVPLHALYHRNKHQPPRVKLLLDFLQERFAAQSAALEELGIAF
- a CDS encoding alkene reductase, whose amino-acid sequence is MTNTTPLKDSTLFSTLQLGESQLPNRIVMAPMTRARTTQPGNIPNQMMAEYYAQRATAGLIVSEATQISPQGQGYSFTPGIHTQEQIAGWKLVTDAVHAKGGRIFVQLWHVGRVSHTVFHDGAAPVAPSAIQPRGTQVWIVGDDGVGRMIDTSMPRELTVAEIANIVEDFRQAAANAMKAGFDGIEFHGGNGYLIDQFLRTVSNHRTDQYGGSVDNRVRFLREVVTAVVKEIGAEHVGVRLAPYITIKDMADPEIVDTILYAAGELEKLKVAYIHLSEADWDDAPTIPEDFRHKLRAAYSGRIVVAGRYDKDRAGKILADGLADLVAFGRPFVANPDLPKRLQENLALADLDGATLFGGDQRGYSDYSPVT
- a CDS encoding SDR family oxidoreductase, giving the protein MSDTSLKNQQVVVIGGTSGIGREVAKEAAQRGATVTIIGRSAKADDSLRGIVAIAADVTDNAALNQAFAAIGRIDHLVLTAGARVGSPKLTDLKRDELELAFNVKLFGSLFAIQAAQPYLAPKASVTLTSGLLSRKFGPGGLLKSTLNAAVEATAKTLAKELAPRRVNVVSPGVIDTELWGEAGAESRVAAMARIGQSLPVGRVGTPQDVAQAYMLAMENGFVSGAVLDIEGGGLL
- a CDS encoding ester cyclase, with amino-acid sequence MKNKKWTYALALTGLAVTLMNAPLAQAAENKLPMPQHLAIDLPAAEIATDARVLAARRYAAFWNTGDAQLAQQALSPSFIDRTLPVGRPQGVDGPLQASAGFRKAVPDLSAEVQDMTVAGDRVAVHLRFRGHFTGVFGALQGKGQAIDFQAHDLYRIQDGKIAENWHLEDNLTLMQQLGVIQQ
- a CDS encoding TetR/AcrR family transcriptional regulator → MRDTYAETKLAILLAGRGLIAKKGFTGVGLSELLAAADIPKGSFYHYFGSKEGYGKELIEQYVNEYLQVLDKIFAPGEMSARDRLLTYWGHWIETQCCEMTEHKCLVVKLSAEVADLSDDMRVALYEGTQAFMVRIAGVIQEGIDEGSLHTALEPAKTAQMLYQLWLGASLISKLSKGRDALEGAMDVTRRVLVAP
- a CDS encoding NADP-dependent oxidoreductase, translating into MPQSPSINRRIVLASRPAAAPAPENFRIEEVAVPTPAAGQFLLRADYLSLDPYMRGRMSDAPSYAPCVEIGGVMTGGTVSRVVASQHPDYQEGDLVMAYTGWQDYALSDGTGATKLDKNMPRPSYALGLFGMPGFTAYAGLLDIGQPKEGETVVVAAATGAVGSVVGQIAKLKGCRVIGIAGGAEKCRYAVEELGFDACIDHRSDDMPQQLKDACPQGIDVYFENVGGKVFEAVLPLLNVHARVPLCGLIAQYSGVAPNAALLATLPRNLLTKRIRMQGFIIFDYYQRAGYFAEFFKDMSAWVAAGKIKYREDVVQGLENAPQAFMGMLEGKNFGKLVVQIA
- a CDS encoding LLM class flavin-dependent oxidoreductase, which encodes MIPFSVLDLSPINQGSTAAQAFQNSKELAQKAEALGYNRYWLAEHHNMTGIASAATSVVISHIAANTKTIRVGAGGIMLPNHSPLVIAEQFGTLESLYPGRIDLGLGRAPGSDQRTARALRRHLGDSADTFPQDVVELQEYFKESSPYQSVRAVPGYGLNVPLWLLGSSMFSAQLAAELGLPFAFASHFAPGFMKSAIEIYRSRFKPSEALARPHVMLGLNVFAADTDREGERLFTSLQQQFVNLVRGVPGQLNPPRETMEDYWRPEEKSHVERSLSCAIVGSPDTVREGLQNFIDDTGADELMITAQIYDHAARLRSFEIVAEAREALTPKVPTLEF